From the genome of Rhodohalobacter sp. SW132:
TCACCACGTCAGCTGGGATCATGAAATGGAATCCGGCCGAACCCTTTGGGAAGAGCTCGTTCACAAATATTACGAAGGTGTTGAGCAAGTTCGGTGGATGCAGGAACAATGGAATGAGATGGAAGGACTGATCGATGATGAACGATTTGAACATGTAAAAGCTCTGTTGAAAATACAGGAGAGAGACGCTGTCCGATGGAGAGATTCATGTGTGCTCTATTTCCAGACACATTCGGGGATGGAGATACCAGAGCAATATGAACAGCCCGAGCACGATCTGCAGCACTACATCGATCTTGAGCATATTATTTACGTGCCGGACCCATGGTACAACTAACCGATAGAATTGATGAATAATCAGAAAGAAGAAATTAATAACGAATAATAAAATGGCTACACAATCTAACCTACGCCCGGTATCTGAAGCAAAATTTAAAGATTCTGATCTTTCACCGGATGAGAGAACTGACGATCTGCTATCGTTAATGACTCTGGAGGAGAAAATTGCACAACTGATGTGCGTTTGGAATCAAAAGGCTGATACTCTTCTTGACAAGGATGGCAAATTTGATGAAAAAAAGGCAAATGATTCGTATAAACACGGCAATGGCCTTGGTCAGGTAGGGCGCCCGAATGATTCCGGCGGAGGTACTACGGCCCGGGAAATGGCTGAACTGACCAATCGAATCCAGAAATTTTTTATTGAAAACTCACGTCTTGGTATCCCGGTCATTTTTCATGAAGAGTGCCTTCACGGACTTGCAGCTAAAGACAGTACAAGTTTTTCGCAGCCGATTGGCCTTGCTGGAACATTCAATCCCGATCTGATTGAAAAACTTTATGCAATGACCGCTGAAGAAACCCGTGTAAGAGGCGGACACCAGGCGCTGACTCCGGTACTTGATGTAGCCCGTGATCCGCGCTGGGGCCGTGTTGAAGAGACATTTGGCGAAGACCCTTACCTGATTACACAAATGGGTTTATCCGCAGTGAAAGGTTTCCAGGGCGATGCCTCATTTAATAATAGAAAACATGTGCTGGCTACGCTTAAACACTTTGCAGCCCATGGGGATCCGGAATCCGGCATGAACTGTGCACCGGTGAATGTATCGGAACGGGTGCTTCGTGAAGTCTTTCTGCCGCCGTTCAAAGAGGTGCTGCAAAAAGCTGAAGCGATCAGCGTGATGGCATCTTACAACGAAATTGATGGTGTTCCGTCTCATGCCAATAAGTGGCTTCTACGCGATGTGCTGCGCGAAGAGTGGGGCTTTGAAGGATTTGTAGTATCCGATTATTATGCGATTTGGGAGCTGAATGATCGCCCCGATACACACGGCCATTTTGTGGCAAAAGATAAGAAGCAGGCGGCTGAACTTGCGGTTAAAGCCGGTGTAAACATGGAATTTCCTGAGCCGGACTGCTATCTCTTTCTGAAAGAACTTGTGGAAGAAGGCAGCGTGGATGAGTCCCTGATAGATGGACTTGTTCGTCCGATGCTCTACTGGAAATTCAGGCTCGGACTTTTCGAGGATCCATATGTAGATCCGGATGAAGCGGACCGAATCTGCGGATCGAAAGAAAATGCAGAACTGGCTTATGAGGCAGCGAAGGAGACCATCACCCTTCTGAAAAACGAAAATAAAACACTGCCGATAAATCTCGACGAGGTGAATAAAATCGCCGTTATCGGCCCAAATGCAGACAGAAGTCTTCTGGGCGGATACAGCGGTGTGCCGAAAAAAGAGATCTCCGTACTGGAAGGCATTCGTGAGAAAGTTGGCGACAAAGCTGAAATTCTCTACAGTGAAGGGTGCAAAATTACCGTTGGCGGTTCATGGAATGAAGATGCCGTGGTGCTGCCTGATGAGGAAGACGATCTGAAATCGATTGCTGAAGCGGTAAAAGTTGCTGAAGAGGCAGATGTGATTGTACTCGCCATCGGAGGCAATGAGCAGACATCCCGTGAATCGTGGGATATCCGCCACATGGGGGATCGCACAGACATAACCCTGTTCGGCAGGCAGGAAGAACTGATCAAAGAGATGATCAAAACCGGAAAGCCGGTCATTGCATTTCTGTTTAACGGACGTCCGCTCGCTACAAATTATCTGAGCGAAAATGCCAGTGCAATATTTGAATGCTGGTACCTCGGCCAGGAGACCGGCCGGGCTGTTGCGGATGTTCTGGTGGGAGATTACAATCCCGGCGGAAAACTGCCGATCACCATTCCAAGATCTGTAGGACACATTCCTGCGTATTACAATCACAAGCCATCCGACAGGCGCGGTTTTCTGCATGACGTGGTAACACCGCTCTATCCTTTCGGATTCGGCCTCAGCTATACGGAATTCAAAATTGGCAACATCAGCCTGAAAGATTCCACAATCGAAGCGTACAATTCTACTACGGTTTCATGTGAAGTTTCAAACACCGGGGATCGCGAGGGATCAGAAGTGGTTCAGCTCTACATCCGGGATCTGGTCAGCACGGCAACCCGGCCAGTTAAAGAGCTGAAGGGTTTTGAGAAAGTCTGGCTAAAACCGGGTGAAACCAAAACCGTTGAGTTTCAGATCAAACCGGATTCACTGGCATTTCATGACATTAACATGGAATATGTTGTTGAACCGGGCGAATTTGAGCTCATGATCGGAACATCTTCACAGGATGAAGATCTGTCAAAAGTTACGCTCGAAGTTGTATAAAAAAGGGCAAATAAAATCGCAAACAGAATTAACACTAACTCAATCATACAAATCCATTGAACAACTCAGGTGATAACGGGGTGAAGCTTGAACGGCCAAGGTTAACGTTCAAAGAAAAAGTCGGGTACGGTCTTGGGGATATGGCATCGAATCTGTATTTCCAGACCTTTGTTCTGTTCCTGCCCATTTTCTATACAGATGTTTTCGGAATTCCTGCCGCTGCTATGGGAACCATGATGCTGGTTACGCGTGTGTGGGATGCCGTTACCGATCCGGTCATGGGAATGATCGCGGACAGAACTCAGACGCGATGGGGTAAATTTCGCCCCTATATCATCAGTTTTGCTATACCGCTTGCGGTTGGCGGGGTGCTCGTATTTTCGACCCCTGACCTGGGCGACTCAGGTAAGCTGATCTACGCTTATGCAACGTACATGCTGCTGATGATGCTCTACACCGCTATCAACGTGCCGTATTCTGCGCTGATGGGTGTGATCACTCCAAACTCAATGGAGCGTACCGAAGTCTCCTCATTCCGATTTGTGGCAGCCTTCGGTGGTCAGGTTATTGTAGGTGCTGCCACACTTGGCCTGGTTGAATATCTTGGCGGCGGGGATGAAACGCTCGGCTGGCAGATGACAATGGTAGCATATGGTGCGCTTGCTGTGGCGCTGTTGTTCGCAACTTTTTATCTCACTAAAGAGAGAGTATCTCCCAAGAAAGAGGTTCGAAACAAACCATCGGCTGATCTCAAAGATCTGTTTATGAACAAACCGTGGGTACTGGTCGGATTAGCTACGCTTTTCCAGCTTACCTACATAGTAATGAGGGGCTCATCAACTACGTACTATTTCCGCTATTTTGTTGGCGACCAGCAGTTAAATCTGCTGGGCTGGAATATTGACCTGACATATGCGCTGTTTACCTCCTCCTTTATCACAGCCGGTACGATTGCAACACTTATTGGTGCGGTTCTTACGAAATACTTCACCAAGCTGCTTGATAAGAAATTCGTCTACTCCGGCTTTCTGCTCTCAAGTGCAGCGTTTTCATGCGCCTTTTTCTTTCTTGAACCAGATAACGTTGTGCTGATGTACGTACTAAATGTTCTGGTATCGTTCTTCTTTGGATCGGTTTCCGTACTTCAGTGGGCCATTTACACTGATGCAGCCGATTATGGGGAGTGGAAATTCGGCAGAAGGGCGACAGCAC
Proteins encoded in this window:
- a CDS encoding glycoside hydrolase family 3 N-terminal domain-containing protein; this encodes MATQSNLRPVSEAKFKDSDLSPDERTDDLLSLMTLEEKIAQLMCVWNQKADTLLDKDGKFDEKKANDSYKHGNGLGQVGRPNDSGGGTTAREMAELTNRIQKFFIENSRLGIPVIFHEECLHGLAAKDSTSFSQPIGLAGTFNPDLIEKLYAMTAEETRVRGGHQALTPVLDVARDPRWGRVEETFGEDPYLITQMGLSAVKGFQGDASFNNRKHVLATLKHFAAHGDPESGMNCAPVNVSERVLREVFLPPFKEVLQKAEAISVMASYNEIDGVPSHANKWLLRDVLREEWGFEGFVVSDYYAIWELNDRPDTHGHFVAKDKKQAAELAVKAGVNMEFPEPDCYLFLKELVEEGSVDESLIDGLVRPMLYWKFRLGLFEDPYVDPDEADRICGSKENAELAYEAAKETITLLKNENKTLPINLDEVNKIAVIGPNADRSLLGGYSGVPKKEISVLEGIREKVGDKAEILYSEGCKITVGGSWNEDAVVLPDEEDDLKSIAEAVKVAEEADVIVLAIGGNEQTSRESWDIRHMGDRTDITLFGRQEELIKEMIKTGKPVIAFLFNGRPLATNYLSENASAIFECWYLGQETGRAVADVLVGDYNPGGKLPITIPRSVGHIPAYYNHKPSDRRGFLHDVVTPLYPFGFGLSYTEFKIGNISLKDSTIEAYNSTTVSCEVSNTGDREGSEVVQLYIRDLVSTATRPVKELKGFEKVWLKPGETKTVEFQIKPDSLAFHDINMEYVVEPGEFELMIGTSSQDEDLSKVTLEVV
- a CDS encoding MFS transporter — protein: MNNSGDNGVKLERPRLTFKEKVGYGLGDMASNLYFQTFVLFLPIFYTDVFGIPAAAMGTMMLVTRVWDAVTDPVMGMIADRTQTRWGKFRPYIISFAIPLAVGGVLVFSTPDLGDSGKLIYAYATYMLLMMLYTAINVPYSALMGVITPNSMERTEVSSFRFVAAFGGQVIVGAATLGLVEYLGGGDETLGWQMTMVAYGALAVALLFATFYLTKERVSPKKEVRNKPSADLKDLFMNKPWVLVGLATLFQLTYIVMRGSSTTYYFRYFVGDQQLNLLGWNIDLTYALFTSSFITAGTIATLIGAVLTKYFTKLLDKKFVYSGFLLSSAAFSCAFFFLEPDNVVLMYVLNVLVSFFFGSVSVLQWAIYTDAADYGEWKFGRRATALIMAASLFMLKLGLTFGGAITGWMLEFHNFVPLAEQSEYTITGIKLLMSVYPAIFGFIGGAIMLFYPLRDVTMVKIEEDLLARKEKAGQES